The region TGCCATGCCAGTCCAGCATTTCAGCGGCAGCTTGGTGCAGAACGTCGTCGGGCATGACCGCCGGGCCGGCAGAAAAGTTATACGGTCGCATGGTATTTTTTATATCAAATTGGGCTAAAGCCCTTGTAAATAAAGCGTAAGGTGCTACAAAAATTAATTATCCGATGGTGTTGGGTCAGATGCAGGGTCTGCTTCACTTGAGGTGTCAGCGTTATTTCCGGTAACAGGAATGGCATCGTTTTCAACAATACGTTGCAGGCCGCTGAGTTGTGCACCATCATCCAGACCAATCAAGGTGACACCTTGTGTGGCGCGGCCCAGTTCACGGATTTCAGAAACCCGGGTGCGCACCAGCACACCTTTGTCGGTGATCAGCATGATTTCGTCATCGGCATGCACCAACGTGGCGGCGACCACCTTGCCATTGCGCTCGGATTGCTGGATGGCGATCATGCCTTTGGTACCGCGACCATGGCGGGTGTATTCGGCAATGCTGGTGCGTTTGCCATAACCGTGCTGGGTGGCCGTCAAGACACTTTGGGTCTCGTCTTCAGCCACCAGCATGGCGATGACACTTTGGCCGTCTTCGAGCATCATGCCGCGCACGCCACGGGCCTGGCGGCCCATCGGGCGCACATCGTTTTCGTCAAAGCGCACGGCCTTGCCACCATCACTGAACAGCATCACATCGTGTTGGCCATCGGTAAGTGCGGCACCGATCAGGTAGTCGCCTTCGTCCAGATCGACCGCAATGATGCCGGCCTTGCGCGGGTTGCTGAATTCATCCAGTGCAGTTTTCTTGACCGTGCCCATGCTGGTGGCCATGAACACGTACTGATCGGCGGGGAAAGTGCGTTTTTCGCCTGTGAGCGCCAAGACCACCGTGACTTTTTCTCCCTCCTGCAACGGGAACATGTTGACGATGGGACGCCCGCGCGAGCCACGTGAACCTTGCGGCACTTCCCAGACCTTGAGCCAGTACATACGGCCGCGGTTGGAGAAACACAGAAGGTAATCGTGTGTGTTGGCGATGAACAACTGATCAACCCAGTCGTCTTCTTTGGTGGCAGTGGCTTGTTTGCCTCGGCCGCCGCGCTTTTGTGAGCGGTATTCGCTCAGAGGCTGGCTCTTGATGTAACCGGTGTGACTCAGTGTCACCACCATGTCGGTCGGGGTGATCAGGTCTTCGGTAGATAAATCAAACGACGAGTGCTCTACCAGGCTGCGGCGAGCCCCTACTTTGGTCAGGCCAAATTCGGTTTTGATGGCCGTGAGTTCGTCGCTGATGATGACGGACACCCGTTCTGGTTTGGCCAGAATGTCGAGCAGGTCGTCGATCTCGGCCATGACTTCTTTGTATTCCGCAACAATCTTGTCCTGCTCCAGTCCGGTCAGGCGTTGCAGGCGCATTTGCAAAATTTCCTGAGCCTGGGTTTCAGACAAACGGTACAGGCCATCTTTGCCCATGCCGTACTGCATTTCCAGGCCATCAGGGCGGTAGTCGTCGGCATTGACCACTCCACCGTCAGCGCGGGTGCGGGTGAGCATTTCACGCACCAGTTTGCTGTCCCAAGGGCGGGTCATCAGCTCCATCTTGGCTACCGGGGGGGTGGGTGACTCGCGGATGATGCGAATGAACTCGTCAATATTGGCCAGCGCCACGGCCAGACCTTCGAGCACATGACCGCGTTCGCGGGCCTTGCGCAACTCGAACACGGTGCGGCGGGTGACCACTTCACGGCGGTGATTCAAAAAGACCTCAATCAGATCCTTCAGGTTGCACAATTTGGGTTGGCCGTTGATCAGGGCCACCATGTTCATGCCAAAGGTGTCTTGCAACTGGGTCTGTTTGTACAGGTTGTTGAGCACCACCTCGGGCACTTCACCCCGCTTGAGTTCAATCACCAAGCGCATGCCCGACTTGTCGGACTCGTCCTGAATGTGGCTGATGCCCTCAATCTTTTTCTCATGCACCAACTCGGCCATGCGTTCTTGCAGCGTCTTTTTGTTGACCTGATAGGGTAGTTCATCGACGATGATGGCCTGACGCTGACCGCGATCAATGTCTTCAAAATGGCATTTGGCGCGCATCACTACGCGACCACGACCAGTGCGGTAACCGTCTTTCACACCATTGATGCCGTAAATGATGCCAGCGGTGGGGAAATCAGGGGCCGGAATGATCTCCATCAATTCGTCAATCGAGGCTTGCGGGTTCTTTAACAAATGCAAGCAGGCATCCACCACTTCATTCAAATTGTGTGGGGGAATGTTGGTGGCCATACCGACCGCAATGCCGCCGGAGCCGTTCACCAGCAAATTGGGCAAGCGGGTGGGTAATACCAGAGGCTCCTTTTCAGAGCCGTCATAGTTGGGACCAAAATCTACAGTTTCCTTGTCCAAGTCTGCCAGAAGCTCATGGGCAATCTTGGCCAGGCGGATTTCGGTGTAACGCATGGCGGCAGCGTTGTCACCGTCGACCGAGCCAAAGTTGCCTTGACCGTCTACCAGCATGTGGCGCATGGAAAAGTCCTGAGCCATACGAACAATCGTGTCATATACCGATTGGTCGCCGTGTGGGTGGTATTTACCAATCACATCACCCACAATACGGGCAGACTTTTTGTAAGACTTGTTCCAGTCGTTGTTCAGTTCGTGCATGGCAAACAGCACACGCCGATGCACTGGTTTCAAGCCATCACGTGCGTCGGGCAGTGCCCGCCCCACAATCACGCTCATGGCGTAATCCAGGTAACTGCGGCGCATTTCTTCCGCAAGGCTGGTAGGTAGGGTTTCTTTGGCAAACTGGGTCATGGGCGGGACTTGTGTTTAGGCAAGGTCTGAGTTAGCTATGCATTTTATGCTGTTGTTTTGTGGCTGCTTCGCAACGACTTGGCCATATTGTTCGCCCTTTGGTTCATTGAGCTTGGATTTGTGAGGTAGTCGGTTTATGAGCAAAACTGTCTGTGGCACAATGGTTTTAACGCTCAACGTGATAGGCATGTTGAGTGTCTGTTTACCCACGCGGCACTGCTGCGGATTTTTTCCCCAAAGGAGAACCATGAAGAAATTGAATAAAGTGGCTATGTTGATCGCCACTGCAGCTCTCGCTACTGCTGCTGGTGCACAGTCTGTTGACAACTGGCGTGCTGCTGATGGCACCGCTTGGAAGAACGGTAGCAACGAACTTTGCTGGCGCGATGCCAACTGGACACCTGCAACAGCCTTGGAAGGCTGTGATGGTGCCATTGTTGCGCCGAAGGCTGTTGTGGCCCCAGCGGCAGCCGCTCCTGCAGCTGCTGCGCCAGCACCAGCTGCCGTGGCTGCACCAGCACCGGCACCGGCACCAGTGGCTGCTGCCAAGGTGACTTATGCTGCAGATGCCTTCTTTGACTTTGACAAAGCTGTACTGAAGCCTGAAGGCAAAGCCAAGCTTGATGACTTGGTTGGCAAAGTTAAGGATATCAACCTCGAAGTGATCATCGCTGTGGGACACACTGATTCTGTGGGTACAGATGCCTACAACCAAAAGTTGTCTGTGAAACGTTCTGAAGCTGTGAAGGCTTATTTGGTGTCCAAGGGCATTGAAAAGAACCGTGTTTACACCGAAGGCAAGGGTGAGTCTCAACCTGTTGCTGACAACAAGACCAAAGAAGGCCGTTCCAAGAATCGCCGTGTTGAGATCGAAGTGGTTGGCACACGCGCCAAATAATCGATTCACGTGCTAGCTCTTTGAGCACCATAAAAAAACCCGCTTCGGCGGGTTTTTTTATGCCTGTTGTCATGGGCTGTTTTGGAAGTGAAGGACTCCAGATTTGAATGAGAGAAGTGCGCAACGATTGGTGGATAAACTCAACAAATTTCAGGAGTAGCGTAATTGCCCAAAAGACTGAAAGCGCACTTCGTGTGTCATTTGACTCGAATCAGCTCTTTCGCACTGTACAAGTCGAATCAATCGAAATGAATCCGAAGGACTCCAATGCTCCACCACCAGCGTACTTGACTGCGGATCAACTGCGCATTGGTGTTTTTGTCATGATCGAATTACCGTGGCTCAAACATGAATTCGCGGTTAATAACTTCAAAATACGTTCTGAAGCCCAGTTGCGTGATTTGCGGGCCCTAGGGCTTAAACAGTATCGCTACGACCCAAGTCGGAGCGAAAAATTCGCGGAATTGGTCGGTTCGGCGGGCGATGTCCCTTATGCAGTGCCTGATGACCATGTCAGGATGGATTCTTCAGGGGAATTGGCGCCGCAACATGGGGCGGACTTAGAAAGACAAAAACGCATCGTCCAGAATCTGCGCCGTCGCGAAAATGTTGAGCAGGTCGAAAAGGCCTTCGTCAAAGCGGTGACGGTCATGAAAAATCTTAACCGCAACATCTATTCACGCCCGAAGGAAACACTGGAAGATCTGGGGTCATTGATTGGTGACATGACCGATGCATTCATGAATTGCCCTGGTGCGACTCTTCATGTGATGGGCGAAAAGTCTGGTAATCCAGATGTCTATTTTCATAGTCTCAATGTCACGATTCTTGCCATGATGTTGGCCAAAGAGCTTGAGTTCACACCTGCCGATGCACTTGAGTTAGGCATTGGTGCCATGATTCATGATATTGGTCTGGCGGATATTCCGGATCGTGTGGTCAAAAAGTCTCCCAGCGAGTCCAGCCGGGCTGAAATTAATTTGCGGGCCACTCACGTGGAGATTGGTGTCAATCTTGGGAAGCGCATTGGTTTGTCCGAAGTGGCCTTGTCAGTGATTTCCCAACACCATGAACTTGTTGATGGGAGTGGTTATCCGAAAGGCCTCAAAGCTGAGAACATGACCGCCGCAGCGCGTTTGGTGTCTGTTGTCAACTATTACGACAACCTGTGTAATCCGCCAGATATCACCAAAGCGATGACGCCGCATGAGGCGTTGTCACACATGTTTGCCCAATATCGCAGCAAATTTGATTCTCGTGCCTTGCAGCTTCTGATCCGCAGTCTAGGCGTTCATCCACCTGGCTCTATCGTGCAGTTATCCAACCAATCGCTGGCAGTTGTGACCGCTGTCAACCCCAAAAAACCATTGCGGCCATGGGTTCTGGTCTACGACGAAAACACTCCCAAAGAAGAGGCCATCACGATTGATCTAGCCCAAGAGCCGACGATCAGCATACTCAAGGCCATCAGGCCTTCCAAGTTATCTCCCAAAGTTGCCGCCTATTTAAACCATCGAAAACGGGTCACCTATTTCTTCGATGGCGACCATACCAGCGATAGTCCGGGGGTGAAAAAATGAATACAGAAGCCTTGCTGCTGGATGCGTCCAGTGAAATGCTGTTTTTGTTGGATGCGCCTTCTTTGGTTATTGTGAGCGCCAGCAAGGTTGCCCATGATCAATTGGGGTATGTGCCAGGGGGCCTGATTGGCGTACACATTGGTGACATTGAATGTGCCTTGTCCGATCTTTTTTTCTGGGATCAGATGAGTGTGTCGGGGTCCGAACTGGAGGCTCATGGCAGTTTTCGTCGATCAGATGGGTCCGTTTTTAATATTCGGAAATTGGCAAAAAAAGTTGGTGTGCAGGGTGAATACTATTCACTTCGTGCCCGACCCGAGCGGGGTTCCCAGGGATTGGAACGGGGTTTTTACGATCTAGAGCGGCATATGGCCGCCACACTGGAAGCAACGCAGGATGGCATTCTTCTGACGGACACTGACGGTTCAATCTTGAACATGAACCGGCGGTTTTCAGAGCTGTGGCCGCTACCCGAAACACTTTTGGAAAGTCGCGATGGCCTTGGCATCGTGGCTTATCTTGACAGCCTGTTGTTCTCCGAACCTGGTGCGGTGAACCAGCCAACGATCCTGAACAAGGTTGTTGAATTGTTGACAGATCCAGAGGGTGATACTTTTGAGCGCCTGCATTTGCAGGATGGTCGGGTGATTGAATGCTTTTCCCATCCCGCACGTACACAGGGCAGAACCATTGGCCGGGTCTTTTGTTATCGGGATGTGAGCGAACGCATGCGCCAGGAACAATTGCTCAAAGAGGCTGGCCTCAAGGCAGAACAGGCGATGAAAAGCAAGAGCCAATTCCTTGCCAATATGAGTCATGAAATCCGTACGCCGATGAATGCCATCCTGGGGATGCTGAAACTTGTGCAGGATACCGATCTGAGTTCTCGACAGCTTGACTACATCAACAAGGCCGATGGTGCCGCCCAATCATTACTCGGGTTGATCAACGATATTCTGGATTTTTCCAAAATCGATGCAGGAAAGCTTGAACTGGATTCCCAACCATTTGAAGTGGATCACTTGTTGCGTGATCTTGCGGTCATCCTGTCTTCGAGTTTGGGTAAGAAACCGGTTGATGTGCTGTTTGATCTGGACCCGGCCACGCCTCCATTCCTCATTGGCGACTCGTTGCGTCTGCGCCAAATACTGATTAACCTCAGCGGGAATGCCATCAAGTTCACGGAACAAGGTGAAGTGGTCTTGCAAATCAAAGTGCTGGGACAGTCTGCCAAGGACACTACGCTGCGATTTTCGGTTTGTGACAGTGGCATCGGCATCGCCCCGGAGGCCCAACAGCACATCTTTGAAGACTTCTCCCAGGCAGAAGCTTCCACGACACGCCGCTTTGGCGGCACAGGGTTGGGACTGTCCATCTGTACGCGCCTTGTCGCCATGATGGGGGGGGAGCTCAAGGTGCAAAGTGTTCTGGGCCAGGGCAGCACGTTCTACTTTGACCTGTCACTGGAAAATGCGGCTTTTGTGAATCAAAAACCGCTGCAAGCGGCCGGGCCTCTGCTGGAGCCGTTGAAGGTGTTGATCGTGGATGACAACGCCACCGCACGCCGATTACTAGGCTCCATGGCTCAATCCTTGGGATGGCTGGTGGATACTGCCAGCCACCCGCAGGAGGCTTTGGCCATGGCTGAAGCCCGTTTAGCCAGAGCACAAAATCCGTATGAGCTTATTTTGATGGACTGGGAAATACCTGAAGCAGATGGATGGGCTGTCATGACACAGGTGTACCAAAGATTCGCGCCAACCAAGCTCCCTGTCATGATCAGGCTCTGCACGCATGACCAAGAGTTGCTTGAACAGCACCGTGCAGCAGATCACACCGATCTGCACGGATGTTTGGTCAAACCCATGACGGCGTCCATGATGTATGACGTTGTGATGAATGCACGCGTGGCGAGGGGGCTTGCCAGCACACCGCAAAAAACCGTGCCAAAACCGGAAGCAGGGCAGCTCAGCGGCATGCGGGTGCTGGTGGTTGAAGACAACATGATCAATCGGCAGGTAGCACAAGAGCTGTTGATGGGGCAGGGTGCCATCGTGGAGCTTGCAGAAAATGGCTTGTTGGGTGTGGCCGCTGTCAAACAAGCCAGTCAAAACACGTCCACAGCCTTTGATGCTGTTTTGATGGACATGCAAATGCCCGTGATGGACGGATGTGCCGCGACCCGGGTGATTCGTGACGAGCTGGGTTTGCCCAGGTTGCCCATTATTGCCATGACGGCCAATGCCATGGCCAGTGACCGCGCTGCCTGCCTGAAGGCCGGTATGAACGACCACATTGGCAAACCATTCGATCTGCAGCATTTGGTGAAGGTGTTGTTGACAGTCACCGCTGTTGCGGCTACAGGCCATGGCGCCGATGTGCTTCCGTCGGCCACAGCAAGCGAATCTGCATCCAGTTGTGTTTGATCGTCAACTTGACTCGAAATCCCTGTCAATCAGCTGTCATATGCTATGTAAAATGTAGCAATTATGGCCACCAAACGCATTTCGGATGAACCCGCTTACGTGCTGCACCGCTACGACTGGAGCGAATCCAGCCTGATTCTGGAAATCTTCACCCGCCACCACGGCCGTATGGCGCTGGTGGCCAAAGGGGTCAAGCGGCCCAGTTCAAGCTTTCGCCCGATCTTGCTGCCGCTGCAGCCGCTGCACCTGGCCTTTGGCGGCGATGCCGAGATCAAAACCCTCAAAGCCGCCGAATGGCAGGGCGGCCACGTCATGCCCACCGGCGACGCGCTGATGTCAGGCCTGTACCTGAACGAGTTGCTGCTGCATTTGCTGGCCCGTGAAGACCCGCACCCACTGTTGTTTGACGTGTACGCCAGCGTCGTGCAGATCATTGCCAGCGAACATGGCGAGGTGCTGGAGTCTGCGTTGCGTGCGTTTGAGCTGCTGCTGCTGCGTGAAATTGGCCTGCTGCCGTTGCTCGACGCCCAAACCATGACCCTGCTGGCTCTGCACCCGGATGAGCGCTACACCCTGGTGCCCGAAGGTGGCCTGCGCCAGGCCAGTGCCGCTGACCGCACCAGCCTGAATGGCGCGCAGTGGATGTCCTTGCAACAGGTGCTGGGCGAGCGTGTGCCATTTGTCACCGTGCTGCGCGCTTGCGCTGAGGTGGCCAGCGCCCTGAAGCCGCAACTGCGCACCCTGCTCAATTACCATTGTGGGGTGTCGACTTTGCGAACACGGCAAATGATGGTCGATTTGCAAAGCCTGTAAGGGCCGCCCGACCCCATGCCCAAGACAGAAAAGGATTCAGAACCCATGACTTTCATCACCACTGCACTTTCCGTCAACCTGAACAAAGTGGCCTTGGTGCGCAACACGCGCCACTTGGGCATACCCAGCGTCACCCGCGCCGCCACGCTGTGCCTGCAAGCCGGGGCGCACGGCATCACCGTGCACCCGCGCCCGGACGAGCGCCATATTCGCGCCAGCGACGTGCCCGAGCTGGCCACGCTGCTCAAAGACTGGCCAGATCGTGAATTCAACATTGAAGGCAACCCGTTTCACAACCTGATGGACGTGGTCGGCCAACTGGTGGCGGCCAAACTGCCGGTGCACCAGGTAACCTTTGTGCCCGATTCCGAAGGCCAATTCACCAGCGACCACGGCTGGAGTTTTCCAGCGGATGCGCAGCGATTAAAACCCCTGATCGACCAGGCCCACGCCTGGGGCCTGCGCGTGAGCCTGTTCATGGATGCCGACACTGCGCCCATGGCCGCCGCCAAAGCGCTGGGGGCCGACCGGGTGGAGTTGTACACCGAGCCCTACGCCGCTGCTTGGGGCACACCAGAGCAGACCGATCAACTGGCGCGTTTTGCCGCCGCCGCCCAGGCCGCGCTCGATGCAGGCTTGCAAGTCAACGCCGGTCATGACCTGAACCTGGACAACCTCACCGCGTTCATCGCCCATGTGCCCAAGGTGAGCGAAGTGTCGATTGGCCACGCGCTGATTGCCGACGCGCTGGAGATGGGTTACGCCGCCACGGTGCAAAGTTATCTGCGTTGCCTGACGCTGGGTGACCGGTTAGCGCAAGGCGGTTTGAGCGTCGGCTGATCCCCGTTTTGACCCTGCCCACCCCATGATCTACGGCATAGGCACCGACATTTGCGACATCCGCCGCATCCAGGCCAGTCTGGCACGCCATGGGGAGCGGTTTGCCGAAAAAATCCTTAGCGAGGTCGAGCTGACCACCTGGCAGATGCGCAGCCAGCGCTGGCCCGAGCGCGGCGTGCGTTACCTGGCCACCCGTTTCAGCGCCAAAGAAGCGTTCAGCAAGGCCATCGGGCTGGGCATGCGTATGCCCATGACCTGGCGCAGCTGTGAAATTGGCAAACTGCCCAGCGGCCAGCCGACCATCGTGTTGCACGGTGAATTAAAAATCTGGTTCGATGCCAAAGGTTTGAGCGCCCATGTGACCGTGACCGACGAAACCGACTATGCCGCCAGCTTTTGTGTGGTTGAGTATTCAGATAAAAACAGGCTGTAACGCTTATTTTATAAGCGTAAGCAGCTATTCATTAAATAGCAAATCATGACTTTTCACGCTCCCTTGATCATTGACATTGCCGGCACCAGCTTGAGCAAAATCGACAAAAACCGTCTCAAGCACCCACTGGTTGGTGGCTTGATCCTGTTTGCCCGCAACTTTTCTGACCGCGCCCAGCTGACCGCCCTGTGCCACGACATCAAAAGGCAGCGCAAAGACCTGCTGATCTGTGTTGACCATGAAGGTGGCCGGGTGCAGCGCTTTAAAACCGATGGCTTCACCCACCTGCCCGCCATGCGGGCGCTGGGCGAGATGTGGCTGATGGATGGCAAAACCGGGCAGGGCAGTGGGGCCATGCGGGCCACCCGCGCCGCCACCGCGTGTGGTTATGTGCTCGGGGCCGAGTTACGGGCTTGCGGGGTTGATTTGAGTTTCACCCCGGTGCTGGATCTGGATTTTGGCGAAAGCAGCGTGATTGGTGACCGCGCTTTTGCGCGTGATCCGCGCGTGGTCAGCCTGCTGGCCAAAAGCCTGATGCACGGCCTGCACTTGAGCGGCATGGCCAATTGCGGCAAACATTTTCCGGGGCACGGCTTTGTGGCGGCCGACTCCCACACCGACATTCCTGTGGACAAACGCAGCCTCAAAGCCATTCTGGCCGACGATGCCCAACCCTATAACTGGCTGGGCATGGCCCTGGCCAGCGTGATGCCCGCGCATGTGATCTACCCCAAAGTGGATAAGCGCCCGGCGGGTTTTTCCGGCAAATGGCTGGGTGATATTCTGCGCGGTCAGCTGCAATTTACCGGCGCGGTGTTCAGCGACGACCTGTCCATGGCCGGGGCCCGGATGCTGGACGGCCAAGCCGTCAGCACCACTCAGGCCGCCATTGCCGCCTTGAATGCCGGGTGCGACATGGTGCTGCTGTGTAACCAGTCGCTAGGGGATGGGCTGGAGGTTGACACGCTCATCAACGGCCTGACCGAAGCCCAGCTCAAGGGTGAATGGCAGGCGCAGGATGACAGTGAAATTCGCCGTCGCGCCCTGTTGCCCCGAAGCCCGGCTACCACCTGGGATGCACTGATGGTGCAGCCCGCTTACATGCAGGCGCTGGATCAACTGCCCTGATGAAGTTCAGGGTGCGCGGTGCAGCCGGGGCGCAGACAGCGCCACAATCATGTCGCTGCTGGCGGCATCCACATTGGGGTGGGTTTTGAGCAGGTTGCCAGCGGCCATTTGTTTGCGCAAATCCTGCAGGTCTTTCACCGAGGGGGCAACCTTGATTTGGGCAATGGCAGCGGTGCTGTTGCCCCCTTTGATCAGGGCCATGACTTTGGTGGCCCAGACGCTTTGACGTGACATGGATGATTCCTTTGTTTGATTTTGTAAGCTATTTTGGCATATTGTGCTTGTCAAATAAGCGCAAGCAGCTATGAAAAATAGAGCATCTTAACCCTTGTAGACCCGCATCATGAAATCCAAACTCATCAGCAGTGGCTTGGTGTACAGCACCGACAGTGGCCGCATGTGTCCCGATTGCCGCCAACCGGTGGCCGCCTGCCAATGCCGTGCGGCCCAATCGAGACCCCGCGGTGATGGCATTGTGCGCGTCTCGCGCGAAACCAAAGGCCGTGCCGGCAAAGGGGTCACCCTGGTCAAAGGGCTTGATGTGGACGATGCCGCGCTGGTGGCCCTGGGCAAGCAGCTCAAAACTGCCTGTGGCTCAGGTGGCACGGTGAAAGAAGGCGTGATTGAAGTGCAGGGCGACCATGTGGAGCGTGTCATGGCGCTGCTGCAAGCCCAGGGGCACAAGGTCAAACGCGCCGGAGGTTAAACGATGAACCCCGAAGACCTGCAACTGCTGGTGACCCGCACCATGCCCTTTGGCAAATACAAGGGCCGCCTGATTGCCGACCTGCCGGGCGACTACCTGCGCTGGTTTGTGCGCGAAGGTGTGCCCAAGGGTGAAACCGGCCGCCTGATTGCCCTGATGCACGAGATTGACCACAACGGGCTGAGCGATTTGCTCAAGCCACTGCGGAAGTAAAAATCAACTCCCGGCAGATTGAAGCCTACAAACCGATGTGATTGCCAAGCTGCTGCAAAGACAGTTTGATGTTTTCTTTGATAGATCGTTCATTTGCGATGCGCAGCTGGGCATGCCGCCATCTTGGACTGCAGTTTTGGCATCTGTGAAGAGTCCTACTGGGTAGCCTTGCAAGTCATTCAGCGTGGTTGCATGGAGATTTATGCTCTGTTATTCATAGCTTCTTACGCCTTCTGGATAGGCGTAAGAAGCCATTTTTACTCCTGGATTCAACTCACTGGCAAAAGATGGGGAGCTTGATCACTTGGAGCGCTTGAACCCATTGCTTGACACCGGTGAAGATGCCATTGGCCTGGCGTTGATGGACGAACAACTGCCCAGCGTGTGCGCACACGCAAGGCCGCAGCAGATGCCGGTGCGCTATGACCGCAGCAGCGTTCAAGCAACAAGTGAGGGGGTGCATCGGCAAAGCCGGGCAAAGCGTGGGGCAGCTCACCTATGTGAAAGACGGTGCGCGTGAATACGCCGCCTTTGCCTACAACGACACAAGTGCTGGCGCAGGTCTACGCTGCAGT is a window of Rhodoferax lithotrophicus DNA encoding:
- the nagZ gene encoding beta-N-acetylhexosaminidase yields the protein MTFHAPLIIDIAGTSLSKIDKNRLKHPLVGGLILFARNFSDRAQLTALCHDIKRQRKDLLICVDHEGGRVQRFKTDGFTHLPAMRALGEMWLMDGKTGQGSGAMRATRAATACGYVLGAELRACGVDLSFTPVLDLDFGESSVIGDRAFARDPRVVSLLAKSLMHGLHLSGMANCGKHFPGHGFVAADSHTDIPVDKRSLKAILADDAQPYNWLGMALASVMPAHVIYPKVDKRPAGFSGKWLGDILRGQLQFTGAVFSDDLSMAGARMLDGQAVSTTQAAIAALNAGCDMVLLCNQSLGDGLEVDTLINGLTEAQLKGEWQAQDDSEIRRRALLPRSPATTWDALMVQPAYMQALDQLP
- a CDS encoding translation initiation factor Sui1, which gives rise to MKSKLISSGLVYSTDSGRMCPDCRQPVAACQCRAAQSRPRGDGIVRVSRETKGRAGKGVTLVKGLDVDDAALVALGKQLKTACGSGGTVKEGVIEVQGDHVERVMALLQAQGHKVKRAGG
- a CDS encoding DUF3820 family protein, with protein sequence MNPEDLQLLVTRTMPFGKYKGRLIADLPGDYLRWFVREGVPKGETGRLIALMHEIDHNGLSDLLKPLRK